CACGCTCGTGCGCGGCTTCGATCGCGGCGAGCACATTGCTGGAATTGCCCGATGTGGTGATGGCGAGCAGCACGTCGCCTTCCCGGCCGAGCGCCCGCACCTGCTTGGAGAAGATGGCGTCGAAGTTGTAATCGTTGCCTACGGCCGTGAGGATCGACGAGTCTGTCGTCAGCGCAATGGCCGGCAGTTCCGGACGCTCGCGCTCAAAACGCCCGACCAGCTCCGCCGCGAAATGCTGACAGTCGGCCGCCGAGCCGCCGTTACCGCAAGCGAGAATTTTATTGCCGTTGGAAAGCGCTTCCACCATGAGGTCTGCCGCTGCGGCGATGTACTCCGGCAGCGCATCGCGCGACGCCTCTTTGGTAAGGACGCTATCCGTGAAGTGTTGCTGAATTCGTTCGATCGACATGGTCGTTTGCCAGGGTATCGGAAAAGCTGCCGGCCTCGCGTGGAAACCCCTTGAGGACTTGTCTGCGTCGGCCGGCATTCACAGGCCATCAGTCTTGAAAACGGCACTTTCGCAAGTGTAACAGGGCCGGGGGACGCGGGTTTCGTCAACCGTCGTCGGCGCCAAAGGCGTCAGGCAGCCAGCGCACCACCGGCGGATGGCCATCGAACGCCACGACGTCGAAGCGGCAACGCCCCGCAGGACGCCGCAAAAGGTAATGACGCGCGGCGAGCATCAGGCGACGTCGCTTGGCACGCGTAATGCTCTCGGCCGCTCCGCCAAAGTCGCTGCGCGCGCGGGCGCGCACCTCGACGAATACCAGTACCCCGGCGCGATCCCGCATAATGAGGTCGATTTCGCCGCCGCGACACCGATAGTTGCGCGCGACAAGCCGCCAGCCGCGTCGCTCCAGCAGCGTCTGCGCGCGGCCCTCGAACGATTCTCCAAGCTGATTCGACATGGTTGTTCCGATGTTTACCCAGACCGGCGATGCCGGTATTCCCCACGCCCGCAGACCCCGCGAGGCAGCCCTTTCGTTGGCGGGAGCCCTTCGACATGGATGATCGTCTGATGTCGCTGGCCGAAGGCCAGCATTACCCGACCGGCACGCTGTACGTCGTGGCCACGCCGTTGGGCAATACCGCCGACATCACCGTGCGAGCGCTTCACATCCTCGGCCTGGTCGACGCCATCGCCTGTGAAGATACCCGTAACAGTGCGCAGTTGCTGCAACGGTATGGCATCGACAAGCCGCTGATTGCGGCCCATCAACACAACGAGAATGAGGCGGCAACGCGACTCGTCGAGCGCCTGCGCGGCGGCGAGCGCATCGCCTACATTTCGGATGCCGGCACGCCCGGCATCTCGGACCCAGGTGCGCGGCTGGTCGACGCCGTGCGGGCTGCGGGCCTCGCCGTGGTGCCGGTGCCGGGCGCAAGCGCGGTGATCACGCTGCTCTCGGCGGCCGGCGCCTGGGTGGAGTCGTTCACGTTCGTGGGATTCCTGCCGTCGAAGGCGCAGCAGCGGGCTCAGGCGATTGCAGCACTCGCGGCGTCGACGTCGGCGCAGGTCTTCTACGAGGCGCCGCATCGGATCGTGGAGACGGTCGCCGCACTGGCTGACGGCCTGAGCGGCGATCGACGACTGTTGATCGGGCGCGAATTGACCAAGCGCTTCGAAGACATTCACGAGTGCGCGCTGAGTGAAGGGGTGACGTGGCTGAAGGCCGACGCGAATCGTCAACGCGGCGAATTCGTGCTGGCGGTTTCCGGTGCGACGGCGAGTGCGAGCGAAGACGGCGTCGACGCCGAAGCGCAACGCGTCCTCGCGCTCCTCGTTGCGGAACTGCCGACGAAAAGCGCCGCCAAGCTCGCGGCAGCGATTACCGGCGCCCCAAAGAATGCCCTTTACGAACGCGCGCTCGCGTTGAAAAACGGTTGATTGCCGGGACGCGGGAAGCGGTGTCCTGAGACGTCAGGAATCGGAAGCTTCCGATACCGATTGCTCCGTTCCCCAAGCGCCGCCAAATAAAAAAGCCCGCCGAAGCGGGCTTTTTCATCGCGTAACGACGATCAGCTCAGCAGCAGCGCGTCGTCGTCGAGTTGTTCGCCACGCGTGCGTTCGAACATTTGCAGCAGATCGGGCACATCCAGGCCCTTACGCGCCTCGCCCGACACGTCCAGCACGACCTTCCCCTGATGCAACATCACGGTGCGGTCGCCGTAATCGAGTGCCTGACGCATGCTGTGCGTGACCATCATCGCCGTGAGCTTGCTTTCCTGCACAATGCGCGCCGTCAACTCCAGCACGAACGCCGCCGTTTTCGGGTCCAGCGCGGCCGTATGTTCGTCGAGCAGCAGAATTCGCGATGGCTGCAACGACGCCATCAACAGACTCACCGCCTGACGCTGACCGCCGGAGAGCAACCCGATACGGTCCGACAGCCGGTTCTCCAACCCGAGATTAAGCAGACTCAGCTTCTCGCGGAACCGCTCGCGCAGCCCCCGATTCAGCGCAAAGCCGAAGCCCCGGCGCTCGCCGCGCTTGACCGCCAACGCCATGTTTTCCTCGATGGTCAACGCCTCGCACGTCCCCGCCATCGGGTCCTGAAACACGCGCGCCACCTGACTCGCGCGCTGCCACGCCGTTTTCTTCGTCACGTCGTTGCCGTCGATGGAAATCGTGCCCGAATCCACCGACAAGTCACCGCTGATCGCGTTCAGGAAGGTGGATTTGCCGGCACCGTTCGAACCGATGACCGTCACGAACTGGCCCGTCGGGATCTCGAGCGACATGCCTCGCAGCGCGCGGTTCTCGATGGGCGTGCCCGGGTTGAAAGTGATCTTGAGGTCTTTTGCGCTCAACATGATCAGGCGCCTCCGTTCTTACGGGCGAACAGCTTGCGACGCGTCGCCGGCAGCACCAACGCCACCGCGACGAGCAAGGCCGTCACCAAATTGAGGTCCTGCGCTTTCAGACCGATGAAATCGCTGTTGAGCGCCAGCGCGATGAAGAAGCGGTACAACACCGCCCCGACGACCACCGCGAGCGTGGTGAGAATGAGGCGTCGCGCCGGCAGAATCGTCTCGCCGATGATCACCGCCGCCAGACCGATCACGATGGTACCGATCCCCATCGAAATATCCGCACCGCCCTGAGACTGTGCAAACAGCGCACCGGCGAGTGCCACCAGCGCATTCGACAGCGCCATGCCGGCCAGAATCTCGTGTCCCGTGTTCACGCCCTGTGCACGAGCCATGCGCGAATTCGCGCCCGTCGAACGCATGGCGAGACCCTGCTGTGACGAGAAGAAATAGTCGAGACCGAGCTTCGCTACGACCACCACCACCAGCAGAAGGAGCGGACGCAGCACGAAGTCCGGCAGCCAGTCCGGTGCATTCTCCGGCAGGATCATCGTGAAGACCGTCGGCGACGTGATCAGCGGCACGTTCGGCGCGCCCATCACACGCAGGTTCACGGAATAGAGCGCGATCATCATCAGGATACTGGCGAGCAGATCCATGATCTTCAGACGCACATTGAGCCAGCCCGTGATGAAGCCCGCCAACGCCCCGGCCGCCATCGCCGCGACGGTCGCCGCAAAGGGATTGGTGCCGCCGGCGATCAGCGTCGCCGCCACCGCGCCGCCAAGCGCGAAGCTGCCGTCAACGGTCAGATCGGGAAAATTGAGGATGCGGAAGGAAATCAGCACCCCGAGCGCCACGAGGCTGAAGATCAGACCGATCTCCAGTGCGCCCATCATAGAAAAAAGGGACATTTTCGTTATTCCACTGCGCAAGACGGCCCATGCCGGGTCTCGGCATCAGCGCTCGCACGGCCGACATAGGCCAGTTCGGGTCATAGCCGGTCGTTGTGCGACCGCGTTCGGGGGGAGCCGTCCCACCCATTCGATAGGAAAAGAGCGGCGGGGACAGATCGTGTCCGGACGCCGCCCTGTCACTCGCCGGTGCCGCAGGCATTCGCCCGCCTCACCGGTGTCGCGCGCACTTTACTGCTTGATGACCGTCTTGGCTTCCTTCACCAGATCGTCCGACAGCGTCACGCCTTGCTTGGCGGCCGCAGCCGTGTTCACGAACAGTTCCAGATTCGAGCTGGTCTGCGAAGCGATCGCACCCGGCTTCTCGCCCTTCAGGATACGGCCGACCACCTTGCCCGTCTGACGGCCCAGGTCGTAATAGTTGATGCCCAGCGCCGCAATGGCCCCACGCTTCACGCTATCGGTATCCGACGCCACCAGCGGGATCTTGCGGTCGTTAGCCACCTTCACCAGCGATTCGTAAGCCGACACGACGTTGTTGTCCGTGTTGGTGTAGATCACGTCGACCTTGCCGGCCAGGCTGCTGGCAGCCGAGCTGATGTCGACGGTGCGCGGTGCAGCGGCTTCGACCAGCGTCAGGCCGGCGGCGGGCAACAGCTTCTTCAGCTCGTTGACGACCACGACCGAATTGGCTTCACCCGGGTTGTACACCATGCCCACGCGCTTGGCGTTCGGCACCACGCGCTTGATCAGCGCGACCTGCTTGTCCAGCGGCAGCTTGTCCGACACACCGGTCACATTGGTGCCCGACGGCTCCCAGCTCTTGACCAGTTGTGCGGCGACCGGATCGGTCACGCCCGAGAACACCAGCGGCACCGACTTGGTGGCGGCCGCGACGGCCTGTGCCGTCGGCGTGGCGATGCCGATGATGGCGTCCGGCTTGTCGCCCACAAACTTGCGGGCGATCTGCGCGGCCGTGCCGACATTGCCCTGTGCGCTCTGGTATTCCCACTTGAGGTTCTTGCCGACCTCGTAGCCTTCCGCCTTGAGTTCGTCGCGCGCGCCATCACGGATGGCGTCGAGTGCCGGATGCTCCACGATGGCGAGCACGGCCACCGACTTCGTCGTTTGCGCGAATGCCGCGCCGGTCGTCCCCAACAACGCTGCGGCCACGGCGCACAGCAGAGTGCGCTTGGCGTGTTTGCCCATTGTCGACATCAAAACTCCTCCAGGAATACTTTTTGATAGGTGCGCCGTGCCCGGGTCTCTGCGGGCCTCATTCGGATGCACACAAAGCGTGCACCTGCGCGTGGGGCACAGTCTACCCACATCCCCGGCAGCGAACAACGGTTGCCAGCGCAACGGCCCCGGAGGCCCGCGGAACGTCGGATTGCGCCCAATTGGTGGCAGATTGATGCGGCAATCGGAAAAAAAATAGACGATTCGGTCGCCCATGATCGTCAGCACGCACGTTCATGCGATGCGTTCAATCCATGAGATACGCCAAAAAACGAAATAATTCGGATAATTCCAATGAGAACGTGCGCTTTCACACAATAAATGCGCGAGCGGCGTCCCATTTTTTAAGAGGGTTCCGAGGCAGATTCGGAATGAGGTTCAGAGATGAGATGCGGCGACAAACCGCAAATGGGGGCGCGTCAGGGCGTGTTGCTGTCCAGGCCGAGGGCCGCGACTTCGCTGCGGGACAGGCGACGGATTTCGACCTTGGCGTGGCCGGCACGAATGAAGTCGAGTTGCTTTGCCGCGCCAAACGACAGATCGATGATGCGATTTCGGGCATAGGGCCCGCGATCGTTGATTTTGACGACGACGGTCTTGTTATTGGCGACGTTGCGAACCAGCGCGAAGCTTCCCAGCGGCAACGTCGGATGCGCGGCGGTCGGCTCGTTCATGTCGAACGCTTCCCCTGTAGCCGTGCGTCGGCCGTGGAATTTCTTGCCATACCAGGACGCCATACCGCTCTGAAAGAACGTGCCGGCATCGGCGCGCAGACGAGCTTCACCGTCGCGATCCGGTGCATCGGGGTCGCCGGGATTGAGGCCTTCGGCGCGATACGACCGGCCCGGCCAGTGCAAATCGAAGCTCGAGCCGACCGGTGCGTTGGCTTCGCGCGCACGGGCGCGCTCGCCTGTCGCCGAAGTGGCGGCAGCCGTTTGGCTGGGGGGTTCGAGCGGCGTTGTGCAGGCTGTCAACGTCAGGGCGAGGACGCAACCAACCGCGAACCGTGTGAGCATGTCGCGTGTTCGCATAGCCTGCGAGTTTAACACGTCGTCAAAGTCAACCCATCAGCGAGCGTTCACTTACATGGAGAGACTTGTTTACAAAGCGTTACCTCATTCGACAGTTCACGCTGTCCGGACGCTTTTGGAAACGCCTGGCATCCCCTCCGGCAAGGGCGCGACACTCGTCGGGTGCATCGGGCTCGCGCGGGACGCCGGGCGGTGGCACCCCCGCCCGAATTACAATAGCGAAAACTGCGTCCCCGATAACTCATGAACGTCACCCTGATTCCTGTCACGCCTTTCCAGCAAAACTGCACCCTGCTCGTCTGCGATGCGACGAAGCGCGCCGCCGTGGTCGACCCCGGTGGCGATATCGACCGGATCGCGGGCGAGATCGAACGCCAGGGGGTGACGCTCGAAAAGATCTTCCTGACGCACGGCCATCTGGACCATTGCGGTGGCGCAGGCGCACTCGCGGCGAAGTACAACGTGCCGATCGAGGGCCCCCACCCGGACGACGCCTTCTGGATCGACCAGCTCGAGGCGCAAAGTGCGCGATTCGGCTTCCCCGAGCCCGAGCCGTTCACCCCCGACCGCTGGCTGGGTGACGGCGATACCGTCCAGTTCGGCGACGTCACCCTGGACGTGTTCCATTGCCCCGGCCATACACCGGGCCATGTGGTGTTCTTCTCGGCAGACGAGCGTCTGGCGAGCGTCGGCGACGTCCTGTTCGCCGGCTCCATCGGCCGCACCGACTTTCCGCGCGGCAATCATGCCGACCTGATCGCCTCGATCCGCGACAAGCTCTGGCCGCTCGGCAGCGACGTGACGTTCATTCCGGGACACGGCCCCGTGTCCACGTTCGGTCAGGAGCGCGAGACCAATCCTTATGTTGCCGACGCCGTACTCGCCCGGAGCGCCGTATGAGTGAGGCCATGTCCCGCACCCCGTCGCGCATCATTCCCGTGGACGAGGAGATTTTCGTCAGCACCGATGTCGAAGCCGACGGCCCGATCCCCGGGCCGCATTCGATGCTGAGCTTCGCCTCGGCGGCCTACACGGCGGACAAGGAATTGATCGGCACCTTCAGCGCCAACCTCGAGTGCCTGCCGGATGCGAAGGGCCATCCGCTGACGATGAAATGGTGGAAGACCGAGCCCGAAGCGTGGGCTGCTTGCCGCGTCGACCCGGAAGATCCGGCCAAAGCGCTCAAGGCGTATGTGAAGTGGGTAGAGAAGCTACCGGGCAAACCGGTGTTCGTCGCTTACCCGGCGGGGTTCGATTTCACCTTCATGTTCTGGTACATGATGCGTTTCGTCGGACGTTGTCCGTTCTCGTGGTCGGCGCTCGACATCAAGACGCTCGCGTTCGCGATGACCGGCATGCCCTACCGCAAGTGCATCAAGCCGCGCTTGCCGCAAGTCTGGCTCGACCCGCTGCCGCACACGCACGTGGCGCTCGACGACGCGCTCGAACAAGGCGCGCTCTTCTGCAACATGCTCGCCGAGCTGCGCGAACAGCAGAAGACGTTGTCCGAACTCCCGGGCTGGCGGGGTGCCGGACTCACGGCCAACGCCGATGCGCCGGTATTCGGATCGGCGGCGGCAGCGCAGGCATCCGTCGCCGAAGCGGACGCCGAATCGCCTGAAACCGGGCCCGGCAAAGACAGCACGGCCCACGGCTGAAGCGCCGCGCGGCCCTGGTCACTCCCGCGGACCACACCCGCTCAACCCACACAGCCCATCGCGCGACGTGTCATGCGTCGCGCGTCCTTCTCCTTCTGACGCCGGCCGCTTACAGCACGTTGTTCGCCAACTCGGGCGGACGTGCAATCACGGCTTTGTCTCCGTTCACCACGATAGGACGCTGCAATAGCTTCGGGTGCTTTGCCACGGCGGCGAGCAACGCGTCGTCGGTCAGCGTCGTGTCGGCCAGCCCCAATTCCGCATACTCGGCTTCGTTGCTGCGAATCATGTCGCGCACAGGCACGCCAAGCAGTTTGTGCAGACGCTTGAGTTCGGCCAGTGTGGGCGGCGTCTTCAGATATTCGATGATTTGCAGATCGCTGCCCCCCACGGCCGGAGACCCCTCCACCAGGGCCAGTGCTTCGCGCGACTTCGAGCAGCGCGGGTTGTGATACACGGTAATCATGGTCACTCCATTGCGTACAAAAAGCGTCCGACGCGACATCGTCGTTCGCGTCTGGAACGTGCGTTCCGAGTATGCATGGTATCGTCAGATGCCGCTACCCAAGGGCCTCCCAGGTAGCAGTGGCCGCATCTCCCCGGCTTTCCCCCTTAACTTCACGCATCGTCCGACGTACGCTTCGCCGCAGGGCTTCACGTGCTTGTGATGCCATGTGCCGCGTTCTACGTGTCGCCCATTACGTGCTGCCTTCTACGTGTTAACCGCGCTGCGGGACACGCATGGGCCACCTAAGATAGGCAGAGAGCGCACTGTGCGTCGCACGATCCGGTGTTTCAGGAGACAGTGACATGGCAGGACGCTTCATCAGCATCAAGTCGCGCGACGGCAAAACCTTTCAGGCCTATCTGGCGCTTCCCAAAGGGCCGGGAAAAGGTCCGGGACTGGTGCTGTGTCAGGAGATTTTCGGCGTGAACGCTTACATACGCGAGCTTGCCGATCGATACGCCGAAGAGGGCTACGTCGTGCTGGCGCCCGATCTGTTCTGGCGCATCGAGCCGGGTATCGAGCTGGGCTATTCGTCCGGCGACTGGCAGCGCGCGTTCGCCTTGTTCCAGAGCTTCGATGTAGACCTTGGAATGGAAGATGTCGGCGCGAGCGTCGACGCCTTGCGTGCGTTACCCGAATGTGTCGGGGGTGTGGGGGTCGTCGGCTACTGCCTTGGCGGCAAGCTGGCCGCCCTGTCGGTCACGCGCACGAGCGCAGACGTGGCCGTGGGCTATTACGGCGTGGGGTTGGAGCAGCACATCGACGAACTGGCCGGCGAGCACCCGCCACTCGTGCTGCACATTGCCGAACTCGACAAATATGCACCCGCCGAAGTCCGGGAGACCCTCGCCACACGGTTGGGCGAGCACGCCAACATCACGCTCTACAGCTATCCCGACGCCGATCATGCCTTCGCCCGCCCCGGCGATCACTTCAACCGGGCGGCGACGCAGCTCGCGCATCAGCGCACCATCGGTGCCGTGCGTCGTGTCCTGGGCCCGCACTATGACTTCGCGTCGCTCTGGGAGACGCATTGCGCGTATGAGTTCGCCATCCGCGAGATCGATCCGTTGATGAAGACGATGGTGGCCGAGCCGTATGTCAATCACATTCCGACGATGACGGGCGGGGTGGGCCATCAGCAACTGGCGCACTTTTACCGGAACCACTTCGTCAACAGCAATCCACCAGACACCAAGCTGATTCCGATTTCGCGAACGATCGGCGCGACGCAACTCGTCGACGAATTGCTGTTCTGCTTTACGCATACGACGCCGGTCGACTGGATGTTGCCGGGTGTCGAGCCCACCGGACGCCGCGTCGAGATTCCGCTGGTCGCCATCGTGCGGTTCCGGGGCGACAAGCTCGAGCATGAGCATATCTATTGGGATCAGGCGAGCGTGCTGGTGCAGATCGGCCTGCTGGACCCCACCGGTTTGCCGGTGTCTGGCGTGGAGACGGCGCGAAAGTTGCAGGACGAGAATCTGCCGTCCAACACGCTGATGCCGAATTGGTCATTCGGGACGCGACCGCACTGACCGCAAAGGTGTTTTCCCCGTCGCGCGGCAATAGACGCTGCGTGACGGGCGCAAGCGTGTGAATTACAAGAACAGTGTCGCGAACGTTGCGGGAGACAGCGCATGAATACGCAACTTTCCCGGTGCCAGCGGGCACCGTCCGCCGCCGCATGGCTCGTCATCGTTGCCGGGATTTCGGGCGTTCTGGCCGTCGCCGGTTGCGCCAATCCGGATTTCGAACCCAAGAAGCCGCTCATCCTGAATCTGTCACCCGGTCAGCCACCGGTCACGGCGCTCGATCAGTACAAGATCGTGGCCGCGCAACGCGTGACGGAAGTGAACGCGAAGGAAATCACACCGGGCAATCCACAGCCGATGTTGCGCTCGGTGGTCTCGCTCGAGTATTGGGTCGACCGTAGCGGAAACGTGACAAGCGTCGCGCTCTATCGCAGCAATGGCGATCGCGAGGCGGAGCGCATCGCGGTGGCCAGCCTGCGACGGGCCAGCCCGTTGCCGGCCCCCAGCCGGGCGTTGGTCGACAGTAGCGGACGTGTGCGCGCCGTCGAGACCTGGCTCTTCAACAACGATGGCCGGTTCCAGTTGCGCAGCGTGGCGGCGCCTCAGATCGACGGGCAATGATATTGTGACGGGCATAGGCCCACCCAGCCCGGCCCGCATCGGGCGACGGAGACTCTCATGCCGCGATTTGCCGCGAATCTGACGCTGCTTTATCAGGAATTCCCGTTTCTGGACCGCTTTCGCGAAGCGGCGAGCGATGGCTTCCGGGGCGTCGAATTCCTGTTCCCCTACGACCATCCCGCGCAAGCGATCCGCGCGCGTCTGAACGACGCCGGACTGACGCAGGTGCTGTTCAATACGCCGGCGGGCGACTGGGCAAGCGGCGAGCGCGGACTGGCCGCCCTGCCGGGTCGCGAAGCGCAATTTCGTGATGGCGTCGAACTCGCGCTCGACTACGCCGACGCCCTCGGCTGTCGTCAATTGCATGTGATGGCCGGATGCCCCGACGCCTCGGCCTCACCCGATCGCTGCCGCGAGGTCTATCTCGAGAACCTCGCTTACGCGGCCGGGCAAGCCGCCGCCCACGGCGTCACGATCCTGATCGAACCCATCAATCCGCGCGACTTCCCCCGTTACTTCCTTACGCGTCAGGATCAGGCGCATGCCATTCGTCAGGAAGTGGGCGCCAGCAATCTCAAAGTGCAGTTCGACGCCTATCACTGCCAGATCGTCGAAGGCGATCTGGCAGTCAAGCTACGTCAATACATCGCGAACATCGGACATGTGCAGGTGGCGGGCGTCCCCGCGCGTCACGAACCGGACACCGGCGAGGTCAACTACCCCTTCCTGTTCCGTCTGCTCGACGAGTTGAACTACGCGGGATGGATCGGGTGCGAATACCGGCCGCAAGGCGCAACACGCGACGGGCTGGGCTGGCTCAAACCCTGGCTCAGAGCCACACGGTGAGCCGACCTTGAAGGTGGATTCGGAACGGATGACGCAGCAGAACGTCGCGTCGTTTCTCAGGCAATCCCGACACTCGGCCGGCATTGCCGCCGCCAATTTACGCAGGAGTGAATCGATTTCCGGAAATGAGTCGGAGGGCGAATCAATTCAGGGGAAATGTCGGAGAAAGGTTTAGGAAAGATGTAGGTCTTCGCAGGCAAAAAAAATGGCGGGACACACGGGCCCGCCAAAACCACACGCTACGGGGTTAGCGCGAGGAGACCAGATTCGGAGCACTGCATCGAATTGCGCTGCAAATTGCGCCGGGGGACGCCATCTGCCGATACAGTCGCGCTGCTGTGTTACCGGGGGATAAGCACATCAGCGTTGAGATGCATTGTGGTGGAAACGTTTGGCGTGAGGGGTAACAAAGTGTTTCAGGTTGTAACACCTAGAGCGTGCCACCCACGTTGCAAGCCGTTGCCCGGCCTTGCGCGACAAGGACTTCACGATTGCCCTCGTCACTGCGACTTGGTTCGCCATCCTGAATAACTCGTCGGGCGAAACATCCTCCCTCGAGTGACATGAAGACGGGCCGCTCCACCGGGACCCGCCATGGCACCGCATTTCACGCCCGATTCCCCGATGTGCTAAGTTCATTCTTTGTGCGTGGCAACAAAGTAGGCGTGCGCGATACGGACGCGCCAACTTCATGGCGCAACAGCGCACCGAGAGCAAGCATTTCGTCCAACGACAGCACCGGCCCGAACGAGGCCGCACCCGCATGGAAACCATGGAACGTCTGGGGAAGATACTGGCGCGCGACCGCGTTATCGGGGTTGTGGGCCTGTCGCCGCGGCCCGACCGGCCGAGCTACACCACATCTCGCTATATGCAGCAGCAGGGATACCGGATCGTGCCGGTCAACCCGCAGGCGGCCGACTCCGGCGAGAAGATTCTGGGCGAGACCGTCTACGCCAGCCTGACGGACGCCGCCGAAGCCCTGCGCGCCGAAGGGGTCCGGATTCAGATGGTCGACTGCTTTCGCCGCAGCGGCGACATTCCGCCGATTGCGGAAGAGGCCATCGCTATTGGCGCCCACAGT
This window of the Pandoraea fibrosis genome carries:
- a CDS encoding dienelactone hydrolase family protein, which encodes MAGRFISIKSRDGKTFQAYLALPKGPGKGPGLVLCQEIFGVNAYIRELADRYAEEGYVVLAPDLFWRIEPGIELGYSSGDWQRAFALFQSFDVDLGMEDVGASVDALRALPECVGGVGVVGYCLGGKLAALSVTRTSADVAVGYYGVGLEQHIDELAGEHPPLVLHIAELDKYAPAEVRETLATRLGEHANITLYSYPDADHAFARPGDHFNRAATQLAHQRTIGAVRRVLGPHYDFASLWETHCAYEFAIREIDPLMKTMVAEPYVNHIPTMTGGVGHQQLAHFYRNHFVNSNPPDTKLIPISRTIGATQLVDELLFCFTHTTPVDWMLPGVEPTGRRVEIPLVAIVRFRGDKLEHEHIYWDQASVLVQIGLLDPTGLPVSGVETARKLQDENLPSNTLMPNWSFGTRPH
- a CDS encoding ABC transporter permease, whose amino-acid sequence is MSLFSMMGALEIGLIFSLVALGVLISFRILNFPDLTVDGSFALGGAVAATLIAGGTNPFAATVAAMAAGALAGFITGWLNVRLKIMDLLASILMMIALYSVNLRVMGAPNVPLITSPTVFTMILPENAPDWLPDFVLRPLLLLVVVVVAKLGLDYFFSSQQGLAMRSTGANSRMARAQGVNTGHEILAGMALSNALVALAGALFAQSQGGADISMGIGTIVIGLAAVIIGETILPARRLILTTLAVVVGAVLYRFFIALALNSDFIGLKAQDLNLVTALLVAVALVLPATRRKLFARKNGGA
- a CDS encoding ABC transporter ATP-binding protein, whose translation is MLSAKDLKITFNPGTPIENRALRGMSLEIPTGQFVTVIGSNGAGKSTFLNAISGDLSVDSGTISIDGNDVTKKTAWQRASQVARVFQDPMAGTCEALTIEENMALAVKRGERRGFGFALNRGLRERFREKLSLLNLGLENRLSDRIGLLSGGQRQAVSLLMASLQPSRILLLDEHTAALDPKTAAFVLELTARIVQESKLTAMMVTHSMRQALDYGDRTVMLHQGKVVLDVSGEARKGLDVPDLLQMFERTRGEQLDDDALLLS
- the rsmI gene encoding 16S rRNA (cytidine(1402)-2'-O)-methyltransferase is translated as MDDRLMSLAEGQHYPTGTLYVVATPLGNTADITVRALHILGLVDAIACEDTRNSAQLLQRYGIDKPLIAAHQHNENEAATRLVERLRGGERIAYISDAGTPGISDPGARLVDAVRAAGLAVVPVPGASAVITLLSAAGAWVESFTFVGFLPSKAQQRAQAIAALAASTSAQVFYEAPHRIVETVAALADGLSGDRRLLIGRELTKRFEDIHECALSEGVTWLKADANRQRGEFVLAVSGATASASEDGVDAEAQRVLALLVAELPTKSAAKLAAAITGAPKNALYERALALKNG
- a CDS encoding ABC transporter substrate-binding protein; the protein is MSTMGKHAKRTLLCAVAAALLGTTGAAFAQTTKSVAVLAIVEHPALDAIRDGARDELKAEGYEVGKNLKWEYQSAQGNVGTAAQIARKFVGDKPDAIIGIATPTAQAVAAATKSVPLVFSGVTDPVAAQLVKSWEPSGTNVTGVSDKLPLDKQVALIKRVVPNAKRVGMVYNPGEANSVVVVNELKKLLPAAGLTLVEAAAPRTVDISSAASSLAGKVDVIYTNTDNNVVSAYESLVKVANDRKIPLVASDTDSVKRGAIAALGINYYDLGRQTGKVVGRILKGEKPGAIASQTSSNLELFVNTAAAAKQGVTLSDDLVKEAKTVIKQ
- a CDS encoding YraN family protein; translation: MSNQLGESFEGRAQTLLERRGWRLVARNYRCRGGEIDLIMRDRAGVLVFVEVRARARSDFGGAAESITRAKRRRLMLAARHYLLRRPAGRCRFDVVAFDGHPPVVRWLPDAFGADDG
- a CDS encoding phosphoheptose isomerase, with the protein product MSIERIQQHFTDSVLTKEASRDALPEYIAAAADLMVEALSNGNKILACGNGGSAADCQHFAAELVGRFERERPELPAIALTTDSSILTAVGNDYNFDAIFSKQVRALGREGDVLLAITTSGNSSNVLAAIEAAHERDMHVIALTGKGGGKVNDVLGELDVHICVPADRTARIQEVHLLTIHCLCDLIDSLLLGDE
- the arsC gene encoding arsenate reductase (glutaredoxin) (This arsenate reductase requires both glutathione and glutaredoxin to convert arsenate to arsenite, after which the efflux transporter formed by ArsA and ArsB can extrude the arsenite from the cell, providing resistance.) gives rise to the protein MITVYHNPRCSKSREALALVEGSPAVGGSDLQIIEYLKTPPTLAELKRLHKLLGVPVRDMIRSNEAEYAELGLADTTLTDDALLAAVAKHPKLLQRPIVVNGDKAVIARPPELANNVL
- a CDS encoding 3'-5' exonuclease family protein, whose protein sequence is MSRTPSRIIPVDEEIFVSTDVEADGPIPGPHSMLSFASAAYTADKELIGTFSANLECLPDAKGHPLTMKWWKTEPEAWAACRVDPEDPAKALKAYVKWVEKLPGKPVFVAYPAGFDFTFMFWYMMRFVGRCPFSWSALDIKTLAFAMTGMPYRKCIKPRLPQVWLDPLPHTHVALDDALEQGALFCNMLAELREQQKTLSELPGWRGAGLTANADAPVFGSAAAAQASVAEADAESPETGPGKDSTAHG
- a CDS encoding MBL fold metallo-hydrolase — translated: MNVTLIPVTPFQQNCTLLVCDATKRAAVVDPGGDIDRIAGEIERQGVTLEKIFLTHGHLDHCGGAGALAAKYNVPIEGPHPDDAFWIDQLEAQSARFGFPEPEPFTPDRWLGDGDTVQFGDVTLDVFHCPGHTPGHVVFFSADERLASVGDVLFAGSIGRTDFPRGNHADLIASIRDKLWPLGSDVTFIPGHGPVSTFGQERETNPYVADAVLARSAV
- a CDS encoding septal ring lytic transglycosylase RlpA family protein translates to MLTRFAVGCVLALTLTACTTPLEPPSQTAAATSATGERARAREANAPVGSSFDLHWPGRSYRAEGLNPGDPDAPDRDGEARLRADAGTFFQSGMASWYGKKFHGRRTATGEAFDMNEPTAAHPTLPLGSFALVRNVANNKTVVVKINDRGPYARNRIIDLSFGAAKQLDFIRAGHAKVEIRRLSRSEVAALGLDSNTP